In Anoplopoma fimbria isolate UVic2021 breed Golden Eagle Sablefish chromosome 12, Afim_UVic_2022, whole genome shotgun sequence, one DNA window encodes the following:
- the si:ch73-206d17.1 gene encoding tyrosine-protein kinase STYK1 isoform X2, with translation MPAALQGCSNDTSLPMCYEESVGPLAVIIIPSLLALSTVLVVALIFYNLHKNKQRRPSTSAYFTNGQQSVSLTVACIGTPKVHAALYPWEIPEEFVLEGLEFWQTGRYGPICKGLLKKRDQNSSAVVVKCLRDGPHQPEAKEFEELVLFHAKVCKHENVVRMLHCQTKCLPMYLVLEAYSPGNLLHFLWTLRNATENSNIADPSLNFSERSVILVAKQVATGLDYLMSEHRLVHGDVAARNILIGPGLSARVSGLGVAFRGRKMDPLIRQRAAEVPLKWQAPETITMQLSIDRSDVWSFGILLYELVTLGSPPYPELEPPSVLPKLHGSYRMKRPENCGEPLYDLMKYCWMWSFKDRPAFSAMIKLLESSKHLAADEDICVPEVIDILEYNRKAGLLS, from the exons ATGCCAGCTGCTCTGCAAGGATGCAGCAACGATACCTCGCTCCCCATGTGCT ATGAGGAGTCAGTGGGTCCTCTTGCTGTAATTATCATCCCTAGTCTGTTGGCTCTGAGCACAGTTTTAGTGGTGGCTCTGATTTTCTACAATCTCcacaagaacaaacaaagaAGACCCAGCACCTCAGCATACTTTACAAATG GCCAGCAGAGTGTATCCCTGACTGTAGCATGTATAGGCACTCCAAAGGTCCATGCAGCTTTGTATCCCTGGGAAATACCCGAAGAGTTTGTTCTGGAGGGACTAGAGTTTTGGCAGACAGGTCGTTATGGCCCAATTTGTAAAGGTCTGCTAAAGAAGAGAGACCAGAACTCCTCTGCTGTGGTGGTTAAGTGCCTCCGAG ATGGCCCACACCAGCCCGAGGCTAAGGAGTTTGAAGAGTTGGTCCTCTTCCACGCCAAAGTGTGTAAACATGAGAACGTGGTGCGGATGCTGCACTGTCAGACCAAGTGTCTGCCCATGTATCTGGTTTTAGAGGCCTACAGCCCAGGAAACCTCCTCCACTTTCTCTGGACGCTCAGAAATGCAACGGAG AATTCAAACATTGCAGATCCATCGCTGAATTTCTCTGAGAGGTCGGTTATTCTGGTGGCAAAGCAGGTGGCAACAGGCCTG GATTACCTGATGTCAGAGCACAGGCTGGTGCATGGAGATGTTGCTGCCAGAAACATCTTAATTGGCCCAGGCCTCTCAGCCCGGGTGTCTGGACTGGGCGTGGCCTTTAGAGGACGCAAAATGGATCCACTCATTAGGCAGAGGGCAGCAGAGGTGCCACTCAAATGGCAGGCTCCAGAGACGATCACGATGCAGCTCAGTATCGACAGAAGCGACGT GTGGTCATTTGGAATCTTACTGTATGAACTGGTTACCTTAG GCTCTCCTCCATACCCTGAGCTGGAGCCTCCGTCTGTGCTTCCAAAGCTACATGGATCTTATCGAATGAAGAGACCAGAGAATTGTGGAGAACCTCT GTATGATCTGATGAAGTACTGTTGGATGTGGAGTTTCAAGGACCGACCTGCATTCTCGGCCATGATAAAGCTGTTGGAGTCCTCTAAGCATCTGGCAGCTGATGAAGACATTTGTGTTCCTGAGGTCATAGACATTTTAGAGTATAACAGAAAGGCAGGACTGCTCTCATAG
- the si:ch73-206d17.1 gene encoding tyrosine-protein kinase STYK1 isoform X1: MPAALQGCSNDTSLPMCYEESVGPLAVIIIPSLLALSTVLVVALIFYNLHKNKQRRPSTSAYFTNGQQSVSLTVACIGTPKVHAALYPWEIPEEFVLEGLEFWQTGRYGPICKGLLKKRDQNSSAVVVKCLRDGPHQPEAKEFEELVLFHAKVCKHENVVRMLHCQTKCLPMYLVLEAYSPGNLLHFLWTLRNATEKNSNIADPSLNFSERSVILVAKQVATGLDYLMSEHRLVHGDVAARNILIGPGLSARVSGLGVAFRGRKMDPLIRQRAAEVPLKWQAPETITMQLSIDRSDVWSFGILLYELVTLGSPPYPELEPPSVLPKLHGSYRMKRPENCGEPLYDLMKYCWMWSFKDRPAFSAMIKLLESSKHLAADEDICVPEVIDILEYNRKAGLLS; the protein is encoded by the exons ATGCCAGCTGCTCTGCAAGGATGCAGCAACGATACCTCGCTCCCCATGTGCT ATGAGGAGTCAGTGGGTCCTCTTGCTGTAATTATCATCCCTAGTCTGTTGGCTCTGAGCACAGTTTTAGTGGTGGCTCTGATTTTCTACAATCTCcacaagaacaaacaaagaAGACCCAGCACCTCAGCATACTTTACAAATG GCCAGCAGAGTGTATCCCTGACTGTAGCATGTATAGGCACTCCAAAGGTCCATGCAGCTTTGTATCCCTGGGAAATACCCGAAGAGTTTGTTCTGGAGGGACTAGAGTTTTGGCAGACAGGTCGTTATGGCCCAATTTGTAAAGGTCTGCTAAAGAAGAGAGACCAGAACTCCTCTGCTGTGGTGGTTAAGTGCCTCCGAG ATGGCCCACACCAGCCCGAGGCTAAGGAGTTTGAAGAGTTGGTCCTCTTCCACGCCAAAGTGTGTAAACATGAGAACGTGGTGCGGATGCTGCACTGTCAGACCAAGTGTCTGCCCATGTATCTGGTTTTAGAGGCCTACAGCCCAGGAAACCTCCTCCACTTTCTCTGGACGCTCAGAAATGCAACGGAG AAGAATTCAAACATTGCAGATCCATCGCTGAATTTCTCTGAGAGGTCGGTTATTCTGGTGGCAAAGCAGGTGGCAACAGGCCTG GATTACCTGATGTCAGAGCACAGGCTGGTGCATGGAGATGTTGCTGCCAGAAACATCTTAATTGGCCCAGGCCTCTCAGCCCGGGTGTCTGGACTGGGCGTGGCCTTTAGAGGACGCAAAATGGATCCACTCATTAGGCAGAGGGCAGCAGAGGTGCCACTCAAATGGCAGGCTCCAGAGACGATCACGATGCAGCTCAGTATCGACAGAAGCGACGT GTGGTCATTTGGAATCTTACTGTATGAACTGGTTACCTTAG GCTCTCCTCCATACCCTGAGCTGGAGCCTCCGTCTGTGCTTCCAAAGCTACATGGATCTTATCGAATGAAGAGACCAGAGAATTGTGGAGAACCTCT GTATGATCTGATGAAGTACTGTTGGATGTGGAGTTTCAAGGACCGACCTGCATTCTCGGCCATGATAAAGCTGTTGGAGTCCTCTAAGCATCTGGCAGCTGATGAAGACATTTGTGTTCCTGAGGTCATAGACATTTTAGAGTATAACAGAAAGGCAGGACTGCTCTCATAG